In one window of Osmia lignaria lignaria isolate PbOS001 chromosome 11, iyOsmLign1, whole genome shotgun sequence DNA:
- the Rab32 gene encoding RAS oncogene family member Rab32 isoform X1 gives MDRNESANEGGSSPDTVIARSSDGEEEEEEEEEEDRGKYGCSTSGEYVTVGDSSSSLDTLTSSGATGTAPSADTTTVEDKKRGRFGALKSSFRKEGGLFKIRKKNRSNDETVAELEPDVDEKEGGRKRSPEEENERKGGSVTALKKKKKKSHSLVHKLSLNKFRLSTEQEPRHTPEGGDSSRSQSQSSQESPSLSDSPSRITRKGQEIERLGHRDGFEALKEREREKGETRKSEKLTVKPVSTVTVVQRRSPSLTIRSFSKNQPDLQIAEKLSQQETPCSSTLPYAISKWAEQKSGKSSSDSSRKTKLNIKSESESGILKSSPHEVRRKLSLLEEKRAIFQRRLFETTRDSDSGETVIAVTVDDEERTTTTKKEEKREEGVKKKARHISVKKFDTFSTFEGTFDEETGVGYLAGTEEDYTESYDRQNDGYSSVPTAMGPMVGSDTIEKAKIASQDSMSSQNNAPNAGVGEKREHLYKILVIGELGAGKTSIIKRYVHQFFSQHYRATIGVDFALKVLNWDPHTIIRLQLWDIAGQERFGNMTRVYYKEAVGAFIVFDVTRSATLDAVVKWKQDLDSKVQLPDGSPIPCVLLANKCDQQKEGLVNSPTKMDEYCKEKNFAGWFETSAKENINIEEAARFLVNKILQNDQLMKGNGSQDQTDGERFALNQSPSSSKKSCSC, from the exons ATGGATCGAAACGAGAGCGCAAACGAGGGTGGAAGCTCGCCCGACACGGTGATCGCGCGTTCTTCCGAcggggaggaggaggaagaagaagaggaagaagaggatcgTGGCAAGTACGGTTGCAGCACTTCTGGGGAATACGTGACCGTCGGTGACAGTAGTTCCAGTCTGGACACCCTGACCAGTTCGGGCGCTACGGGAACAGCGCCCTCCGCGGATACGACCACCGTGGAGGACAAGAAGAGGGGAAGATTCGGTGCGCTTAAGAGCAGCTTCCGTAAAGAGGGTGGTTTGTTCAAGATCAGAAAGAAGAATAGGTCTAACGACGAGACGGTCGCCGAACTGGAGCCGGATGTTGACGAGAAAG AAGGGGGGCGCAAACGGAGCCCGGAAGAGGAGAACGAACGCAAGGGTGGCTCGGTAACGGccttgaaaaagaagaagaaaaagtctCACTCGTTGGTGCACAAGCTGAGCTTGAACAAATTTCGTTTGTCGACGGAACAAGAGCCAAGGCACACGCCCGAAGGTGGCGACAGCAGCCGATCTCAGAGCCAATCGTCGCAAGAATCGCCTAGTCTCTCGGACAGCCCGTCCAGGATCACGAGGAAGGGGCAGGAGATCGAAAGGCTTGGCCATCGGGACGGCTTCGAGGCtctgaaagagagggaaagagagaagggaGAGACTAGGAAATCGGAGAAGCTGACGGTGAAACCGGTGAGCACCGTGACCGTAGTACAACGCAGGTCGCCGTCGTTGACCATCAGGAGCTTTTCCAAGAACCAACCTG ATCTTCAGATAGCAGAGAAGTTATCCCAACAGGAAACTCCGTGCAGCTCGACGCTTCCGTACGCGATTTCTAAATGGGCTGAACAAAAGAGCGGAAAATCGAGCAGTGATTCTTCGagaaaaacgaaattgaatataaaatccgagtcggaATCGGGGATATTGAAATCATCCCCTCACGAGGTCCGCCGGAAGTTGTCGTTACTGGAGGAGAAACGAGCTATCTTTCAACGACGATTGTTCGAGACCACTCGGGACTCGGATTCAGGTGAAACCGTGATCGCGGTCACTGTAGACGACGAAGAGAGGACGACAACCACGAAGAAGGAGGAGAAACGTGAAGAGGGTGTGAAAAAGAAAGCTAGACACATCAGCGTGAAGAAGTTTGATACGTTCTCCACGTTCGAAGGtacattcgacgaggaaactgGGGTTGGTTACCTGGCCGGTACCGAAGAGGATTACACCGAGAGCTACGATAGACAGAACGACGGTTACTCGAGTGTTCCGACCGCCATGGGACCCATGGTGGGCAGCGACACCATAGAGAAGGCGAAGATCGCCAGTCAGGATAGCATG TCGTCACAGAACAATGCGCCGAATGCCGGAGTAGGCGAGAAACGAGAGCACTTGTATAAAATCCTGGTGATTGGCGAGTTGGGGGCCGGAAAGACATCCATCATCAAGAGatacgttcatcaattcttctCTCAACATTATCGCGCGACGATTGGTGTCGATTTCGCGTTGAAAGTGTTGAACTGGGACCCACATACCATCATAAGGCTCCAATTATGGGATATCGCAG GTCAAGAAAGGTTTGGCAACATGACCAGAGTGTACTACAAGGAAGCCGTGGGTGCCTTCATAGTATTCGATGTAACGAGAAGCGCAACCCTAGACGCGGTGGTGAAATGGAAACAGGATTTGGACTCGAAAGTGCAGCTTCCTGACGGTTCACCGATTCCTTGTGTCCTCCTGGCTAACAAATGCGATCAGCAGAAAGAGGGTCTGGTGAATTCGCCCACGAAAATGGACGAgtattgcaaagagaagaacTTTGCCGGATGGTTCGAAACGTCTGCGAAGGAGAACATAAACATCGAGGAGGCAGCGCGATTTCTCGTCAATAAA ATACTCCAAAACGATCAGCTGATGAAGGGTAACGGTTCCCAGGACCAGACAGACGGTGAAAGATTCGCGTTGAACCAATCACCCTCCAGCTCAAAGAAATCCTGTTCCTGCTGA
- the Rab32 gene encoding RAS oncogene family member Rab32 isoform X4: protein MDDLKICKNLQPLNLSKLKVNPKRWKWFRSSQNNAPNAGVGEKREHLYKILVIGELGAGKTSIIKRYVHQFFSQHYRATIGVDFALKVLNWDPHTIIRLQLWDIAGQERFGNMTRVYYKEAVGAFIVFDVTRSATLDAVVKWKQDLDSKVQLPDGSPIPCVLLANKCDQQKEGLVNSPTKMDEYCKEKNFAGWFETSAKENINIEEAARFLVNKILQNDQLMKGNGSQDQTDGERFALNQSPSSSKKSCSC from the exons ATGGACGACCTGAAGATTTGCAAAAATCTTCAACCCCTCAATTTGTCGAAATTGAAAGTGAACCCGAAAAGGTGGAAGTGGTTCAGG TCGTCACAGAACAATGCGCCGAATGCCGGAGTAGGCGAGAAACGAGAGCACTTGTATAAAATCCTGGTGATTGGCGAGTTGGGGGCCGGAAAGACATCCATCATCAAGAGatacgttcatcaattcttctCTCAACATTATCGCGCGACGATTGGTGTCGATTTCGCGTTGAAAGTGTTGAACTGGGACCCACATACCATCATAAGGCTCCAATTATGGGATATCGCAG GTCAAGAAAGGTTTGGCAACATGACCAGAGTGTACTACAAGGAAGCCGTGGGTGCCTTCATAGTATTCGATGTAACGAGAAGCGCAACCCTAGACGCGGTGGTGAAATGGAAACAGGATTTGGACTCGAAAGTGCAGCTTCCTGACGGTTCACCGATTCCTTGTGTCCTCCTGGCTAACAAATGCGATCAGCAGAAAGAGGGTCTGGTGAATTCGCCCACGAAAATGGACGAgtattgcaaagagaagaacTTTGCCGGATGGTTCGAAACGTCTGCGAAGGAGAACATAAACATCGAGGAGGCAGCGCGATTTCTCGTCAATAAA ATACTCCAAAACGATCAGCTGATGAAGGGTAACGGTTCCCAGGACCAGACAGACGGTGAAAGATTCGCGTTGAACCAATCACCCTCCAGCTCAAAGAAATCCTGTTCCTGCTGA
- the Rab32 gene encoding RAS oncogene family member Rab32 isoform X3, whose translation MGPSVVIAVLRRPRSTFKKKQQYETLRLESYRGVEQNHCRNQMSSQNNAPNAGVGEKREHLYKILVIGELGAGKTSIIKRYVHQFFSQHYRATIGVDFALKVLNWDPHTIIRLQLWDIAGQERFGNMTRVYYKEAVGAFIVFDVTRSATLDAVVKWKQDLDSKVQLPDGSPIPCVLLANKCDQQKEGLVNSPTKMDEYCKEKNFAGWFETSAKENINIEEAARFLVNKILQNDQLMKGNGSQDQTDGERFALNQSPSSSKKSCSC comes from the exons ATGGGCCCATCTGTGGTGATAGCGGTCCTGAGACGTCCTCGTTCTACGTTTAAGAAAAAGCAACAGTACGAGACCCTTCGACTCGAAAGTTATCGCGGAGTCGAGCAGAATCATTGTCGGAATCAAATG TCGTCACAGAACAATGCGCCGAATGCCGGAGTAGGCGAGAAACGAGAGCACTTGTATAAAATCCTGGTGATTGGCGAGTTGGGGGCCGGAAAGACATCCATCATCAAGAGatacgttcatcaattcttctCTCAACATTATCGCGCGACGATTGGTGTCGATTTCGCGTTGAAAGTGTTGAACTGGGACCCACATACCATCATAAGGCTCCAATTATGGGATATCGCAG GTCAAGAAAGGTTTGGCAACATGACCAGAGTGTACTACAAGGAAGCCGTGGGTGCCTTCATAGTATTCGATGTAACGAGAAGCGCAACCCTAGACGCGGTGGTGAAATGGAAACAGGATTTGGACTCGAAAGTGCAGCTTCCTGACGGTTCACCGATTCCTTGTGTCCTCCTGGCTAACAAATGCGATCAGCAGAAAGAGGGTCTGGTGAATTCGCCCACGAAAATGGACGAgtattgcaaagagaagaacTTTGCCGGATGGTTCGAAACGTCTGCGAAGGAGAACATAAACATCGAGGAGGCAGCGCGATTTCTCGTCAATAAA ATACTCCAAAACGATCAGCTGATGAAGGGTAACGGTTCCCAGGACCAGACAGACGGTGAAAGATTCGCGTTGAACCAATCACCCTCCAGCTCAAAGAAATCCTGTTCCTGCTGA
- the Rab32 gene encoding RAS oncogene family member Rab32 isoform X2, which translates to MLDRNVVLVLRTRHERTERRLRHKKEANPPPMEPPPQLLNNNHLYLDLNINFSENGKQLTVKKKSSQNNAPNAGVGEKREHLYKILVIGELGAGKTSIIKRYVHQFFSQHYRATIGVDFALKVLNWDPHTIIRLQLWDIAGQERFGNMTRVYYKEAVGAFIVFDVTRSATLDAVVKWKQDLDSKVQLPDGSPIPCVLLANKCDQQKEGLVNSPTKMDEYCKEKNFAGWFETSAKENINIEEAARFLVNKILQNDQLMKGNGSQDQTDGERFALNQSPSSSKKSCSC; encoded by the exons atgttggACCGCAACGTTGTGCTGGTTTTACGTACCAGACACGAAAGGACAGAGAGACGTTTGAGGCACAAAAAAGAGGCGAATCCACCACCGATGGAACCACCTCCACAATTGTTAAATAACAATCACCTGTACCTCGATCTGAACATAAACTTCAGTGAAAATGGGAAACAGTTGACTGTCAAAAAGAAG TCGTCACAGAACAATGCGCCGAATGCCGGAGTAGGCGAGAAACGAGAGCACTTGTATAAAATCCTGGTGATTGGCGAGTTGGGGGCCGGAAAGACATCCATCATCAAGAGatacgttcatcaattcttctCTCAACATTATCGCGCGACGATTGGTGTCGATTTCGCGTTGAAAGTGTTGAACTGGGACCCACATACCATCATAAGGCTCCAATTATGGGATATCGCAG GTCAAGAAAGGTTTGGCAACATGACCAGAGTGTACTACAAGGAAGCCGTGGGTGCCTTCATAGTATTCGATGTAACGAGAAGCGCAACCCTAGACGCGGTGGTGAAATGGAAACAGGATTTGGACTCGAAAGTGCAGCTTCCTGACGGTTCACCGATTCCTTGTGTCCTCCTGGCTAACAAATGCGATCAGCAGAAAGAGGGTCTGGTGAATTCGCCCACGAAAATGGACGAgtattgcaaagagaagaacTTTGCCGGATGGTTCGAAACGTCTGCGAAGGAGAACATAAACATCGAGGAGGCAGCGCGATTTCTCGTCAATAAA ATACTCCAAAACGATCAGCTGATGAAGGGTAACGGTTCCCAGGACCAGACAGACGGTGAAAGATTCGCGTTGAACCAATCACCCTCCAGCTCAAAGAAATCCTGTTCCTGCTGA